A window from Drosophila willistoni isolate 14030-0811.24 unplaced genomic scaffold, UCI_dwil_1.1 Seg191.1, whole genome shotgun sequence encodes these proteins:
- the LOC124461047 gene encoding gametocyte-specific factor 1 homolog, with protein MPGNWVECPFNRFHRTLPTRLVLHLNRCARNYSGLKMVRCPFDITHVVRIAEMEAHVPMCPSRKMEELGVDQLPRAPDPSKKETSDTPWDDEPDVPTYNPALLRRKPCGTYPLWCYCFGTSSIPGTRT; from the exons ATGCCTGGCAATTGGGTTGAATGTCCCTTTAATAGGTTTCACCGAACTTTGCCGACACGGCTAGTACTTCATTTGAATCGGTGTGCTCGCAATTATTCGGGACTCAAGATGGTGCGATGTCCTTTTGATATTACACATGTCGTGAGAATCGCGGAAATGGAG GCCCATGTTCCTATGTGTCCAAGCCGGAAAATGGAAGAATTGGGGGTCGATCAACTGCCACGCGCACCAGATCCTTCGAAAAAGGAAACATCTGACACCCCGTGGGATGACGAGCCTGATGTTCCTACCTATAATCCAGCACTATTGCGCCGCAAACCCTGTGGTACGTACCCTTTATGGTGCTACTGCTTCGGAACGTCGTCAATTCCGGGAACAAGAACGTGA